In Nicotiana tabacum cultivar K326 chromosome 2, ASM71507v2, whole genome shotgun sequence, the following proteins share a genomic window:
- the LOC107800614 gene encoding L-type lectin-domain containing receptor kinase IV.1-like — protein MFFKILALIMAALFGLVTSEDLGFTYNSFNRANLSLDGIAQLTSKGLLQLTNTSRLQKGHAFYPTPINFKNLPNGSNFSFSTTFVFAIVPSVLPGHGMAFVIAPVGGLVDTLPSPFLGLFNDNTTGEATNHIFAVEIDTLQNREFNDIDGNHVGIDINGLKSVDSKTAGYYASNSVKLNNMTLASGQPMQAWVDYNGVAKQINVTLAPMNMAKPNVPLLSISYDLSPILNKTMLIGFSGSTGSVVSTQYVLGWSFRMNGITQGLDLSRLPKLPRVGPKKQSKLLLIALPLISAVVVVIAFSVLIYYVGRKRKFAELLEDWELEYGPHRFKYKDLYIATKGFANKELLGYGGFGRVYRGILPNSALEIAVKKVSHESKQGLREFVAEIVSIGRLRHRNLVPLLGYCRRKGELLLVYECMPNGSLDKFLYDKPRCALNWNQRFRVIKGVASALVYLHEEWEQVVIHRDVKASNVLLDSELNAKLGDFGLARLYDHGSDPHTTHVVGTVGYLAPEQTRTGKATTCSDVYAFGAFLLEVACGRRPIDPRVSDEDIVLVDYVFSCWTRSDILEAIDQNLGGDYVKDEVELVLKLGLVCSQTEPAARPSMRQVLLYLEDDLPLPELSLMQTSNTSLTLAGFDHFAMSYPSSADKSLSYPCSDTNSILSGGR, from the coding sequence ATGTTTTTCAAGATCTTGGCCTTGATTATGGCTGCTCTTTTCGGTCTTGTAACCTCTGAAGATCTTGGATTTACTTACAATAGCTTCAATAGAGCAAACTTGAGTCTTGATGGCATAGCACAGTTGACATCAAAAGGCTTATTACAGCTAACAAATACTTCTCGGCTGCAAAAGGGCCATGCTTTTTATCCTACACCAATAAATTTCAAGAACTTACCAAATGGTTCAAATTTCTCTTTTTCTACCACTTTTGTCTTTGCTATAGTACCTTCAGTTTTGCCTGGTCATGGCATGGCTTTTGTAATTGCACCTGTAGGAGGGTTAGTAGATACACTTCCAAGCCCATTTCTAGGCCTATTCAATGATAACACTACTGGCGAAGCCACAAATCATATTTTCGCGGTGGAGATTGATACCCTTCAAAACAGAGAATTCAATGATATTGATGGTAACCATGTTGGAATTGACATCAACGGATTAAAATCCGTTGATTCAAAGACAGCAGGTTATTATGCTAGCAATAGTGTCAAACTCAATAACATGACTCTAGCTAGTGGCCAGCCAATGCAAGCTTGGGTGGACTATAATGGTGTGGCTAAGCAAATTAATGTCACATTGGCTCCAATGAATATGGCAAAACCAAATGTTCCTCTTTTGTCTATATCCTATGATCTTtcaccaattttaaataaaaccATGCTTATTGGCTTCTCTGGATCCACTGGCTCAGTTGTTTCAACACAATATGTTCTTGGATGGAGCTTCAGAATGAATGGAATAACTCAAGGGCTTGATCTTTCTAGGCTTCCTAAGCTTCCTCGAGTTGGACCGAAGAAACAATCCAAACTCTTGTTGATTGCTTTGCCTTTGATATCAGCAGTTGTAGTAGTAATAGCCTTCTCTGTGTTAATTTATTATGTAGGAAGGAAAAGAAAGTTTGCTGAATTGCTTGAAGATTGGGAGCTTGAATATGGCCCTCATAGGTTCaagtacaaagatctttatattGCAACCAAAGGATTTGCAAACAAAGAGTTGTTAGGTTATGGGGGTTTTGGCAGAGTTTATAGAGGGATATTACCTAATTCTGCACTTGAGATAGCAGTCAAGAAGGTATCTCATGAATCAAAACAAGGGTTGAGGGAATTTGTAGCAGAAATTGTTAGTATTGGTCGACTACGCCATAGAAATTTAGTACCACTTTTAGGCTATTGCAGGAGAAAAGGAGAGTTGCTTTTGGTTTATGAATGTATGCCTAATGGAAGTCTTGATAAGTTTCTATATGACAAACCAAGATGTGCTCTCAACTGGAACCAAAGATTTCGTGTCATTAAAGGCGTAGCATCAGCGCTAGTCTATCTGCACGAAGAATGGGAACAAGTTGTAATTCACAGAGATGTAAAGGCTAGTAATGTGTTGTTAGACAGTGAGTTAAATGCAAAGTTGGGAGATTTTGGCTTAGCAAGATTGTATGATCATGGGAGCGATCCGCACACTACACATGTAGTTGGAACAGTAGGTTATCTTGCCCCTGAACAAACTAGAACTGGAAAGGCTACAACATGCAGTGATGTATATGCTTTTGGTGCATTTTTGCTTGAAGTGGCTTGTGGGAGAAGGCCAATAGATCCACGAGTATCGGACGAGGACATTGTTTTGGTTGATTATGTATTTTCTTGTTGGACTAGAAGTGATATTCTTGAAGCCATTGATCAAAATTTGGGAGGTGATTATGTTAAAGACGAGGTTGAGTTGGTGTTAAAACTTGGACTAGTTTGTTCTCAGACAGAACCAGCAGCTAGGCCAAGTATGAGGCAAGTGTTGCTATATTTAGAAGATGATCTGCCTTTGCCAGAATTATCACTGATGCAAACTTCAAATACAAGCTTAACTTTAGCAGGGTTTGATCATTTTGCAATGTCATATCCATCCTCTGCTGACAAGTCACTTTCTTACCCTTGTTCTGATACAAACTCCATTCTCTCCGGCGGTCGATGA